One window of the Nicotiana tabacum cultivar K326 chromosome 4, ASM71507v2, whole genome shotgun sequence genome contains the following:
- the LOC107765245 gene encoding uncharacterized protein LOC107765245 produces MEGESSKTYEDFEAEDLEVVESTDPDWLTIPKCRGNIGRLQQEYNKPKPALIKGELYASVESLPTFVLEDDRPDWKCLVCLCSGEKGEELVEFPCREHHLHLECGKRLLKSDNKCPHCHKEMLTGNAAYDSWLIKKDEEE; encoded by the exons ATGGAAGGAGAGAGTTCAAAGACATACGAGGATTTTGAAGCTGAGGATTTGGAAGTTGTAGAGTCAACCGATCCTGATTGGCTGACAATTCCGAAATGCCGAGGAAATATTGGAAGGCT TCAGCAG GAGTACAACAAACCTAAGCCGGCTCTCATAAAAGGAGAACTTTACGCTTCAGTAGAAAGTCTTCCAACTTTTGTCCTGGAAGATGATCGACCTGATTGGAAATGTCTAGTCTGTTTGTGTAGTGGTGAAAAGGGTGAAGAATTGGTTGAGTTTCCGTGCCGAGAACACCATCTCCACCTTGAGTGTGGGAAGCGATTGCTT AAAAGTGACAACAAGTGTCCACACTGTCACAAGGAGATGTTAACAGGCAACGCTGCCTATGATAGCTGGCTAATTAAAAAGGATGAAGAGGAATAA
- the LOC142179913 gene encoding uncharacterized protein LOC142179913 — translation MEGESSKTYEDFEAEDLEVVESTDPDWLTIPKCRGNIGRLQQEYNKPKPALVKGELYASVESLPTFALEDDRPDWKCLVCLYSGEKGEELVEFPCREHHLHLECGKRLLKSDNKCPHCHKEMLTGNAAYDSWLIKKDEEE, via the exons ATGGAAGGAGAGAGTTCAAAGACATACGAGGATTTTGAAGCTGAGGATTTGGAAGTTGTAGAGTCAACCGATCCTGATTGGCTGACAATTCCGAAATGCCGAGGAAATATTGGAAGGCT TCAGCAG GAGTACAACAAACCTAAGCCGGCTCTCGTAAAAGGAGAACTTTACGCTTCAGTAGAAAGTCTTCCAACTTTTGCCCTGGAAGATGATCGACCTGATTGGAAATGTCTAGTCTGTTTGTATAGTGGTGAAAAGGGTGAAGAATTGGTTGAGTTTCCGTGCCGAGAACACCATCTCCACCTTGAGTGTGGGAAGCGATTGCTT AAAAGTGACAACAAGTGTCCACACTGTCACAAGGAGATGTTAACAGGCAACGCTGCCTATGATAGCTGGCTAATTAAAAAGGATGAAGAGGAATAA